The following proteins are co-located in the Gossypium hirsutum isolate 1008001.06 chromosome A02, Gossypium_hirsutum_v2.1, whole genome shotgun sequence genome:
- the LOC121212160 gene encoding putative protein TPRXL, whose product MARQDLIVVALVFIAVVGAFATDKSPSPTSSKASSPANLPSSSSSASSTKSSSDGRAPKSSPVGALRSFLSSSSPSHSKSDSPDTKEGSSFDAESVEDFSSPPSPNVTDKVLSLLHALKSKGDAVNSESPNSNNDSPA is encoded by the coding sequence ATGGCCCGCCAAGATCTTATTGTTGTTGCACTTGTTTTCATAGCCGTGGTTGGGGCATTTGCCACTGATAAATCACCTTCACCAACCTCTTCCAAGGCTTCTTCCCCTGCAAATTTGCCATCTTCTTCTTCCTCGGCTTCCTCTACCAAGTCCTCTTCCGATGGAAGAGCACCCAAATCATCTCCTGTTGGAGCCCTAAGGAGTTTCTTAAGCTCTTCCTCTCCTAGCCATAGCAAAAGCGATAGCCCCGATACCAAGGAAGGATCCTCTTTTGATGCTGAGTCAGTTGAGGACTTCTCATCCCCTCCTTCACCAAATGTCACTGACAAAGTTTTGTCTCTTCTGCATGCCCTAAAAAGCAAGGGCGATGCAGTTAACAGTGAAAGCCCGAATTCCAATAATGATAGTCCTGCATGA